The window TCGGGGCAGCCGCGGATCGCGACGCCAGCGGCGGAGAGCGCAATCGCCGCCTCGGGAAGGAACGCGGACGCGATTCCCTCGTGCACGAGAAGAGTCTCCATGGCGTTGCAGACGCCGGGGCGCTGCGCCTTCGCGTTCACGCAAACCCGCACCGCCAGCGGGATCTCCGCCCCCTCGTCCACGTAGATGTGGCAGACCCCCTTGTAATGCTTGATCACCGGGATGCGGGACTTTTCCGCCACGCTCCGGATGAGCCCCTCGCCTCCCCGCGGGATCACGAGGTCGATGTACTCCTCCTTCGTGAGCAGGGCGTCGATTGCGGCGCGGTCGGTCCTCGGGACGAGGGAAACGGCATCCTCCGGCAGTCCGGCGCCGGCGAGCGCTTCCCGAAGGATCCCGGCGATCGCCACGTTCGAGCGGATCGCCTCCGACCCCCCGCGCAGGATCACGGCGTTCCCGGACTTGACGCACAGGGCCGCGGCGTCCGCGGTGACGTTGGGGCGCGACTCGTAGATGATCGCGATCACGCCGAGGGGGATCCGCATCCGGCCGACCAGAAGGCCGTTGGGACGAGGTGAAAGCCGCTCGATCCCTCCGAGGGGATCCGGGAGCGCCGCCACCTCGTCGATCCCGTCGGCCATCTGCGCGATCACCTTGTCGGTCAGGCGCAGGCGGTCGATCATCGCTCCGGAAAGGCCGTTGGCCTCGCCGGCCGCCACGTCCCCGGCGTTTTCCGCCTTCAGGAATTCCGCCCGGTCGCGCACTCCCCGCGCCATCGCGCGGAGGGCGTCGTTGCGGGCCGCCGACCCGGCGCGGGCCAGCGGCGGTGCCGCCGCCTTTGCCGCCCGGCAGATCCGTTCCACCAACGCCTCGGTCGTCTCGTTCGCGATCATCGCGGTGCGGCCTCCTTCCCCGATTCGGGAGTGCCGGCTTGCGGCAGGATCGTCAGGTCGTCGCGATGGACGACCTCGGCCGGGGTCTCCGGCCCGAGGAGGGCGCGGACCTCCGCGCTGCGCTTTCCCTTTCCCCGTGCCACCTGTTCGCTGGACCATCGGGCGATCCCGCGCGCGAAGACGCGCCCCCGGCGGTCGGCGATGGAGACCGCGTCCCCCGGACGGAACCGTCCCCGCGCCCCGGTCACCCCGGCGGGCAGGAGGCTTTTCCCCCCCTCCATCAGGACCTTCCGCGCCCCGCCGTCCACCAGGATCGTCCCGTGCGCGTTCATGGCGTAGGCGATCCACATCTTTCGACTCCGGAGCTTCCCGGTCCTCCGCGGGAGGATCAGCGTCCCCGTGTCCTTTCCCCCGAGGATGTCGAGGATCGACCGGCGGGAGAGGCCCGAGGCGATCACGACGGGGATCCCGGAGGCGGAGAGGACGCGGGCCGCCTGGAGCTTGGAT of the Deltaproteobacteria bacterium genome contains:
- a CDS encoding glutamate-5-semialdehyde dehydrogenase, which encodes MIANETTEALVERICRAAKAAAPPLARAGSAARNDALRAMARGVRDRAEFLKAENAGDVAAGEANGLSGAMIDRLRLTDKVIAQMADGIDEVAALPDPLGGIERLSPRPNGLLVGRMRIPLGVIAIIYESRPNVTADAAALCVKSGNAVILRGGSEAIRSNVAIAGILREALAGAGLPEDAVSLVPRTDRAAIDALLTKEEYIDLVIPRGGEGLIRSVAEKSRIPVIKHYKGVCHIYVDEGAEIPLAVRVCVNAKAQRPGVCNAMETLLVHEGIASAFLPEAAIALSAAGVAIRGCPETVRLVPTAVPAQAKDWGTEYLDLILAVRVVPSMDAAMEHIRNYGSMHTEAIITREHGRAMRFLREVDSSLVLVNASTRFNDGHQLGLGAEIGISTTKIHAFGPMGLTELTTTKFVAFGDGQVRQ